GAGCACGTAGCCACGGAGCATGCGCAGGTGACCACAGGGGATGCTCGTGTCGCTATATTTCGTCGGTATGACAGATATCCTAACCTGAAAAGTCGCCaactttaacaattaatatctcgCTTCACGGGGCAGACCGCCAATTTTTTCTGCCAGATTCTTTCGTTTTGTGCAAAAACGCGTCCAATGAGCATACATTCATTGATTTTTGAGGTGAGGCCCgtattctaaataattaccattaatattaatatatatacatggctacatgaatatttaattatacatatatgtagcAAATTAAGTAAATTGTTGAGTAACTTGCAGTTGACAATTACTAATGCTTGACAACAAACTTGGCTTGCTGAAATGCTTACCGTGTCGTCCAGGAAATCGACGTACTCGCGTGTTATCTGCTCTAGATTCTGATCGATCTCCGTATCCATTTTtactaataattaacaataactTCACAATATCCGTTACACAAATATAACTGcacaataaatacaatatcaaCAGGTCCGCAATGATGCTTCGAAAGTTGCACAGCATCGGTTAGTTTCTGTCGTTTGCGCGGGAAAATGACACGAGGAGCGCCACGCTATTCCTTCGAACTACAGCTGCAATTGGTAGATTCCTTTAGATCGAAAAATATATGCCAATCAGATGGGAGATGGAAATCTCACGAGCCGGTCACTTTTGATTGGTCAGCCATGTTTATGCTATTTCCCCactgatttttaaatatattacttactttaatttgaaattataacaCAATGTTATTGTACAAGTAAACGTTTCAAagttaacaaattttattttttaatacacaattgtaatttttaaaaatatatatatttatattaaaattcaaaattaataaaattaatatatatcaatattcacaaaattttgttttatttattaggagtgtgatttagttttgagggttttgcaacagatggctgtagtatcagtttgttccaatagctgtttccgataactgttgtttcttacagtcttgacattatccatgaaatttagtagcattatagcaatagatgcaataacagtcgtgtttatatcatcgtaaaaatgcaacttccgaaacagcattttcgacatgcgttgcttttgttttttaatcaaaacaaaactgcggctgacggttatagaattcttgtggaaacttatggtgattctgccccatcaattaagacgtgtgaatactggtttagacgctttaaaagtgctgatactgatgcgaaggacaaagaacgctcgggacaaccaagaaagcttgaaaatgcagatttgcaagcattattgcacgaaaatccaacacgatccacttcagaacttgccagagcattaaacgttgatcgtacaacagttacgaaacatttacatgaaatgggaaaaattcagatagaagggaaatgggttcgacatcaattatcggaaagtgccatttgatcatttgcatttcgttgatcgccaggcaaaaaagaagagtcttttgtcccGGATtattactggggatgaaaagtggatctattttgataatccgaaacgcagaaaatcatgagtggatccaggcgaaccatcaacatccactccgagacgcaatattcacggttgaaaagtaatgctctgtatttggtgggatagtgtactatgagctgttaaatccgcatgagactgtcacggctgatcgttatcgacaccaattgtacaagttgaagcaagcattggacgaaaaacgaccaccaattgcgagtaaacgacggaaagtgattcttcttcgtgacaacgctcgacctgacgttgcgttatcagtgaaacaaacactattagagcttgaatgggaagtctttccgcaccccgcgtattctccggacattgctccatgcgattattatttgttccggtggatgcaacacgctttagaggatacacactttcatcatttcgaagaagcgcgaaaattcgtcgacgaatggatcaactcaaaagaagagtcattttatcgtcgtggaatccatctcttgccagagcattaaatgttgatcgtacgacagttaccaaacatttacatgaaatgggaaaaattcagaaagaagggaaatggggtCGAcgtcaattatcggaaagtgccattgcgaaccagttgaacatttgcatttcgttgatcgccaggcaaaaaaagaagagtcttttgtctcggattgttactggggatgaaaagtggatctattttgataatccgaaaggcagaaaatcatgggtggatccaggcgaaccatcaacatccactccgagacgcaatattcacggttgaaaagtaatgctctgtatttggtgggatagtgtactatgagctgttaaatccgcatgagactgtcacggctgatcgttatcgacaccaattgtacaagttgaagcaagcattggaccaaaaacgaccaccaattgcgagtaaacgacggaaagtgattcttcttcgtgacaacgctcgacctgacgttgcgttatcagtgaaacaaacactattagagcttgaatgggaagtcttaccgcaccccgcgtattctccggacattgctccatgcgattatttgttccggtggatgcaacacgctttagaggatacacactttcataatttggaagaagtgcgaaaatttgtcgacgaatggatgaactgaaaagaagagtgattttatcgtggtggaatccatcttttgccagaaagatgggaaaaagttatagaaaacgaaggaaaatattttgattaaggtattcattcattatcatatttaaatacatgcgttttcgAGCAAAAAacaccctcaaaactaaatcacacccctaataattacaatactattattttcacatttgtaTGAATTTTGGTAAGATAGgagaatttcaaaaattaaataaaaatatatatctcgaAAGCGAGAACACGTGCAGggtaaaagtaataattgcgTATCTTGTTCAACAACAGTTTATATTTTGTGACAGTCaatacattaaataacaatGAGTCCCCGTTACAACTTACGCTGATGAGTATGATGAGACTAAATATCATGAGAATAAACTTACGTAAGTGATAATCTTCGTGACGAGCAAGAAAATGCGAATTTACAATTCATATTCTAAAGTGGAGAGATCAACagtaaaatttgtataatcaCAATGATCAGGAATTCTCTTACGATATTAATCTCGCTGTACATGCCGAGGcatgcgataataataattaataatcatttcgGTAGAGCTTCACACGAGTGACGTGCAATGCCTAATTCGTCAAAAATAATCACgttagaaaagaaaaaaaatatatatatacatatacgtatataagcTGCGTTTTATATCACCGTGGCTCGCTCCACGCCTGCAGGtacaagttaattaaaaatacgtgCAAAATGCAGTGTGTATAAATGAAAACATGTACTTATATACCGAACGCGTCGGATCGGGAATGATGGTAAACGTGCGACATTAAAGAGACTTGTGACTCGTGAAGATTTCTTCAAGAATTCAAGAATCGTTCATTCCGCTCTTAAAACAAACGTTcctcatttttcttttgtatcatttatattttagacGATCAATTTAGCGTTTGCCAAAATGCAAAAGGTCAATGAGATCGGACATCAAGCTCGCTTACTTGTGTCATCGCATAAATATCAGATTTCCCGAATGAGACTGGcacgaaatatttctttaattactaCAAAAGTCGAGGAGTTTTTTCCCCTCCGTTTCTTTGATCGTGAAAAATTTACTTATTCATTTGCATATCAAACGGCTTTCCTATAAAACGTTGTATACTTTTTACAGAGTAAGAACGCTTAGCATTCAGCCCTACTTTAATCTCTACTCTAGTCTCATCctgaatatgtaatatattatgcaaCGCGCGTACTACATCGTtcgtctctcttctcttcctctctctctccttctctttcttttttaattattattactggcTCTAATAGAGAGAACTTATCCTCGAGTGCGTGCTTACGTAGAGAAGGGCAAATAATTAAAgctaattatttaaacaagataattatttaaataggaTAAGATTAGCTAATTATTTAAACGAGATAAGAATCCTAGCAAGTCTTCCAAAGGGCTTCTCGCATAACATAATTAGAGAGCGTTGTAATTAAAAAGTGATGTAACATAATAGCTTTGTTATCGATAATGTCTCGTGCGTGCTTTCCTCCGCTGAGTATACAATATCACATTAAAATCGTTTGGGATACACCGATCGctctgtaaaattaattaaaaatcggaGAATTTAATTGAACCGGTTGAGCAAAGGGATGCAAATGACCTCTTGTGTGTTTCCTGTCTACTGTTAATTTGTAATgctgattatataataaagcagCATGTCCCACAACCTTcggttttatttaattgagaaAATTGTTACTTTGGACGTGACGATGCAGGTGCATCGAAGGGCAAGATACGAACGGGATCATAAAAATCTATCGTCTCGAAATCGCGTCTCGAGTTTCATCGGTGAAACTCGGCCGgagcttaatattattaacaacgttacgaaaattatttaattgatagtGCTGAAGTATCTTCTTAGTATCTAGAACAGCTCTGTTAATATCTCAGTTAAGGATTCATGCTTACTTCAAGCGCGTACTTCAGTATTTTACCGCTAGATATTCACTTAGGATTTagtgttttatacaaaataagaATGCTTCTCTTATGCTGGACCATTACTTCCTGCGACCTGGACGAACTAAGGACTTACAGTCTAGAATAATACCTACAGAGCGTTCGCTGCATGAGCGTGCCTCAAAAGAGATCACGCGGATCATGCCGATCAACttgcagaaaattattatccgATTTCACGAGAATGGTCTTTTCAAGCACGCCCATTCACAGCGAACAATCCTTATCTTGTAATATTGGACGTATAAGATTCACGAGAGCACTCACTTCACTCAATCGAACTTCGCACCGCCACCGAAATACTGCGCTGCTCCGGAGGAAAGCAATCTTCCTGATTCGATCACAGCGGAAACTTCCTTTCGTCGGTATCCGTTGCAGAATAGTCGGACTAGAGAAAGTCCACTCTCTCGCCGCACATTCAGCGTTAAAAATGTGTCGTCAAAAATCATTGTCACTTCATAGACAATCGATTACTTCAtacaattattgattattgtcCACAGACGAGACACGGAgtcaaaagattaaaaaagaaacgtgcAAGCGAGAACGTCGAATCCCTTACGGTCTCCGAGGTGATCAAGCTGCTGACCAGTTCTCCGATCGCCACAGGAGAGTGTACATGCCATGGCGAAGCTCCTCGCTCTCCAGGGTCTTCAGCGGGAAGTCGGTGTAGCGTGAGATCAGGCTGCGGTAGCCCTGGCCGACGGTCGCCAGCATCGCCTTCTTCTTGTCGAGCGATCTGAGCGGCACGATCTGGCAGACCTTGCCCTCGAACGGCCGGAACACGGTGACGGGACGCAGGGTGCCGCATTCGGCAATGACGATGCAGCCCCAGGTGGTGCCGATGTACAGCTGGCTGGCGCTGGCCTCCAGCACAGTCACCTGGCACTTCTCCGTCGACAGGTTCTCCTCGATAGCGATGGACTTGAGGCTCTCCGAGCACGGCACCAGCTTCGACATGTCGAGCTTGTTGACGATCTGCCGGCTGTCCACGTCCCACTGGTACACCACGCAGCCCGGGTACGTGTACGAGAAAACGAAGCTGTCGGACGCGCCGGTCAGGTACGTGGCGAACAGGTTCCGCGCGACTGCGGCGTCGTTCGCGCCGCAATGCGACAGCTGCACCGTGTCGGTCAGGTTGCCATCCTTCAGTATGTACACGCTGATCCGGCCGAAGCTCTGACCGGCCCAGAGCTCCAGCACGCGCTTCCTCCGGCAGATCGCCGCCAGCGAGTAGGTCTTCACGTCGGCGTGGCGAGCTGCGTCCGCGCTACCGGTAATCTCGGTCTTCTTCATCTGCGTGAACGAGCTGGACAGCAGGAAAATCCGGCCGCTGTGCAGCGCGACGGCAAACTGGCGCAGCTGCTCCAGGTGAATCAGCCCGACCACCTTGGACTCCCTCGTGTGATCTGCCTCTAGGTTGTAGCTAGCCACGCAGCCGAAGTTGCCGCACAGGTAGACGTGCACCTGGCCGGCGTTGTCGCCGATCCAGATGTAACCGTCCACGCCGCACATCGCGTACGGTATCACGGGGGTCTCGATACGCACGTGGCGCAGCCAGCCCTTCGGCGTGCCTAGCAGCATGTCCACCTCGCCATTGTTGTGGCCGAACCAGATCTCATCGCTGTTCAGGTTCTCGTCGTTctgactgctgctgctgctgctgttgccgtTCCGGTTCGTGATAGTCACCGCCGTGACCTGCGTGCGTTCCGTCAGCAGGGTGACGTCTATCAGGTGCGTGAACTCGGGCGCTGAAGCGATCGAAACGATCTGGCTGGCGGTCGGCCGGTCCTTCGGGTTTTGCGCCCAGCATATCACCATCAGATCGAGCGCGTAGCAAGGATGAAGAGTCTCACGGTACACGAGTGGTGGCCTGCCGCCCTCCAGGATGCATTCTTTCACCGCCTCGTGGCCCTCGAACGGTTGGCGCAGCGTGATCAGCTCGTAGATGAACATACCGAACGAGAACGAGTCCACCTTCTCCGTGTACTCCTCCTCGCCGTTGTACCTGATGATTTCCGGCGCCATGAAGCCCTCTGTGCCGCCGAAACCCTTCGCCCCCGTGGGTAGCGTTAGTCGCGAGATGCCGTAATCAGCGACCCTCACGTGTACCGGCTCCAGGCACTCCTGAAACGGCAAGGGCATCTGCCACACCAAGACGTTCTCCGACTTCAGGTCGCGATAGATGACGTGCTGCTGATGCAGGTATTCCACAGCCTTGGCGACCTGCAAAATTAACGCCTGCAGCGTGCAAGGGTCGAGCTTGGCACCGGAGCGACGGTAATTCTTCAGGACGCTATCTAGCGCGCCCTGAGGTGCCAGGTCCAGCACCAGCGCAAGCGGACTGACGACTATGCCGATCAGTGGTACGATATTAGCGTGCCTGAGCGTCAGCAGGATGTTAAGCTCCTGACGCGCCATGCAGTAGGCCTTGCAGGCATACTGCAGCGGGTCACGGTCCCACTTGCTCTGCGACGCCTTGTACGCCAATATCGCCGACTGCGTTGAGTTCGGGCCCGGCGAGACTGGCTGCAGCATCTTGATGGCGACGTCCGCACGCGTGTACGTTCCCGGCAGCCGGCAGCTGCCGCGGAAGACGAAGCCGAAGGCACCGCGGCCCAGTAGCTTGCCCCTCTTCAGATCGTCCGATTTGATGAGATGCTTCGCGCCAAGATCCATGAAGATGATGTCTGGCGCGACGTGCGACAACGGAATCTCAGAGTGTTTCGGACAGCTGATGGGTTTATTGCTGTACGCCGCCAGTATGCACTCCTCTACCATCCACGAATAGGCGAGAGTGCCCTCGGGATGCTGCGAGTTCTGCCGCGATACGTCCGGATGTCCCTCGAGCGAGGGCATCCTGCTGGACGTCAGACTGTCGTAGCCGACGCCGCTGTCACCGTCAGATTTGTAGCTATCCTGGCTCTGCCGCTCGGTGCGACCGGCAGCGCAATATTTCTGAATGTCCTCGATCAACCGGCCGTCATTGTCGCTCGActcgccgtcgccgccctCAGTATTGCCAAGCAAGCAACGCGGACATGGTATCAGCCGCGTGACCAGCAATTTACCCTCCGACGTGTGGACAAAGCGCGTGCCAAGTGTCGGGTACCAGTCTTCCAGCAAGATATCGATGTGATCGACGATCAGCGCCATTAGCTGCGGCATGCTCTCCGGTCGCGGCTCCACTACAATCGCCTGGTAGCCCATCGGTTCTTCGTCTACGGAATCGGACATGATGGGTTGCTTGATCACAAGGGTGTCCACCGGAAACCAGAGCTCAAGGATGGCCGAATTCTTCAAGTCGACCGTGCACCAGATACCGTCCTGCTTGAGCTTGAATTTGAATTGCCTGTAGTCGTACGGCGAGTTCTTCAGATTGTAGTAGACCTCCTTCAAGCGAAGCAGCGTGATGCCCGAGTACCGCAGCTCAATTCCCGTTTGCCAGAGCACCCACTCAGCCTGTATGTCCAGCAGACTGGCAAAGATATTGTCGTCGACGAAATCCTTGAACGGCGCGAGGAACGACATGACAATGTCAACGATCGCATCGTCCGCCAGGATCCGTGTGATCAAGCGAGACCAGAAGCCGCTGGGGAAGTACGACATGAGCAGCAACCTGGTGACGGAACAGTCGGGTTGCGAGCGCGACGTCAGCACACATTCGGCGTTGTTCTTGCTATCACCGGGCGCGCCCAGGCACGCGAACATGGGCGACGTAATCTTCTTGGCGCGCACATGCCAGCCGCGCGTCTTCACCGGCACCTTGATGATCTGATTGTTGCGTAGGATGTCTTCCTCGGTCGGCAGAAGGGACGGTATCAGCAACGTGCGACAATCCCACGTCAAGGCGACCTCGAACTTGTTGAGCAAGCTGACAATGTAGCCCTGCGTGTCGATTGACGATATCGTGGACGACTTGAAGACATGCTGAATGTCGTCCAGCTTCATTATACCAGATCTGGCAAACGGATTGATCTCTCGTATAGTAACCACGTGGGCCAGCATGTCGCAGAGCCACTGCGGGTCCAAGAAATAAAGATCCTTCAGCGTGGCATCGTCGTAGTGCAAAATTATACCATTTTCATGGAGAAACAAGGTCGCTTGATGCAACTCGGCGGGATCTCTGAAGGACCTGTGCAGCTTTTGCAGCTCGTTGTTGACCGCAGCGTAATACTGATCGGCCTTCAGCACCGGATCCAGCCCGGACAGTTTTCTATCGTGCGCCAACTGGATCACTACATCCTCCAATGCTAGATAACTCGCCGGTACCTTCTGCTCCAACAGCAGTTCCTTGCTGCCGGGCGATCTCAGGCTGAAGACAACGTCGTAGATGAGATTGCAGAGCATCTTGATGTTATGTCGCGTCTTGCAACTTACCTCGATGGTCTCCATGACTTTAGGCAGGCCACATTTCTCGGCGTCGACTACGTTGATGAACTTATCGCGGATGTACTGCTGCAGACTCTCGCTGTGCTCGTACGAGACATCGTAGTGAGTACCGATGATGATCACCGGCGAATTAGGTGCTCTGCTTTGGATATTTACCAGCCACTGAAAGATTTCAGAGACACCCTTGAAGCCATCGGTGATCCGCCACACGACCAGGTACAAGCTACGCTTCGACAGAAAGTACTGATGCGTCGCGTAATACTCGCGCTGCCCGCCAAAGTCCCAGGTCCTGAAGTAGACCGGCCCGTGGGACGATTGCCCGCGCATCTTCTTCTCGTAGATCCAATCGCCGATGTCCACACCCACCGTTGAGATTGTCGTACCCTTGGCGGTCTTCGCGTTGATGTTCTTGTTGCCCATTCGCTTGGCCCAGTGCTCAGACGCCTTCTTCTTATTCGGCACCTCACCTTCCTGCCGCAGTTGCTCCAGCAGACTCGTCTTGCCGATCCCCTGAATGCCGACGATCATCAACTTCATGCGCGCGTACGCCTTCGCGTCCTCCAGAATCGATTTAAGGTAGCCGATCACATCCATCGTTTTGTACTTCTTCGACTCGATCATCGACTTGAGCGGCTCCTGCAGCCGGCAACCTTGCGTGTTCAGATTCCACAGCCGGCCCAGCAGACCCATCTGCGGAGGCAGCTCGACGATCTCGTTGTTGCCACTGATGTTCAGCACCGACAGATTACTTAGCTCGTAGATGTTGTGCGGTATCTCGCGCAGCTGATTGTTGCTGATGTCCAGCATACTGACATTAGGAAACAGCAGATACGATTTCGTGCCGGAGGGTCCGGACTTTGGATCCTTGTCCGTATCCTTCTCCTCGTCCGGGCAGGGCATCTCGCCGTCGTCGCACGACGTCAACTGGATACGATTCAGCAGATTGTTCGCCAGGATCAAGGTACGCAGGTTTTCGAGCCGCAGATGACGGCGGTGCGCGCACACCGATTGCAGCACGATGTCGCGCATCGACGTAGGCGTCTGCCGATTGCTGGGCACGATCCCGGGCGACTGCGCGTTCACGGCGGGGCAGTAGCAGGCTGTATTCGCCTGCTCCATGCTGTCGGAGCTGTCGACCTGCGGCAGACTTGGCCACCGCGAGATCTGATTGTTTGACAAGTCCAGCTGCTTCAGGCTCGCCGGGTACGACGTGATGTGGCTCATTGAGCGCAACGAGTTGTACGCCATGTTCAATCGCACCAAGCTCACGGCGAGACACGGCAGGGCGACGGGAATGCTGTTGAAGAGATTGTGTGCCAGGTTGAGCGATGCCAGCACCGACTTGTTGCCGTTCTCCGTGTCGTCGCTCATTCTCTCCGACACTTGAACCGAGCTGGTCCACACGTGCGGCCGTTCCATCTCGATCACTTGCGCGTTTGCGATCTTCGTGAACGAGTCGAACTCCATGGACTCTATCCGCGGCAGCAGCGCATCCAACGCGCGAAAGTTGACGCCCGCGTTCTGCTGGCCGTCCTCGCTGCGCTGCGAGGATTTCCTCAGCACGTTCTGCGACGCTTGGCTGGGCAAGTCGCGTAGCAGATTGAACGACGCGTTCAGCTCCTTCAGCTTCGGCGCGCGCCACAGGTTCTGCGGCAGGCATTGCAGCTTGTTGTTGGACACGTCCATGATCTCCAGCGCCGGCAGGCTCATGATGAACTCCGGCAGCTGCTCCAGCCGATTATCCTGCAGATACATCTCCTC
The Ooceraea biroi isolate clonal line C1 chromosome 12, Obir_v5.4, whole genome shotgun sequence DNA segment above includes these coding regions:
- the LOC105278808 gene encoding leucine-rich repeat serine/threonine-protein kinase 1 isoform X1, with amino-acid sequence MSLVENICINIFSMHCRSYSAADEKWHWHSRNGVICFAAAMEDYTPIDEDFPGRLLHQAALWDNAELLEDLLRGEHAQYINSKDSWGRTPMHAAAITESSRCLDVLLTAGADPNVTCGPRGHHRTPLHVCAEHGHASNVERLLGHNADMMIRDDDGLRPLDIAERGKHDACIRLLKAAAERYELAKQAIHASLRAACVQGDTVAARSVIQGLSGDLECVVNMAPNGVNTLLFVACESGHRDIVRLLLDYGADCRCHPVTKYCPLYIACYHGKVEIVELLLRHFPKQAQTVTVERWLPIHAAAINGHHLVIDALLKFEYPQHVYQRYRDPSGEFEYDLPFDVNAQDVTGQHALYISSMLGNARCVELLLGYRVKARTTKEEDAAGVQQLPTSKRKISSGIQRLMSSLNFRSKAPADKKDDKMIYPVNLDLYCNSGSETALHAAVRGRHTDVVNALLQAGANLDLPVKVPYDQSDPEGNYSSVLTIACQNRDVKITELLLKHGAVDNECKALKIAAQNRDEALTAKLLSIKAHPDSEYKINKKAMTECTQSSHFSALSSFGHVTYSALFPKTPTMINWHNQQCHLSQIRLQWLIDAVLHVNRKLSPRNNDLVLYAITRIDISHNSITSVPSAMFYLQSLRYLNMAQNKIDTLVADSKNPKDKLCPVLEEMYLQDNRLEQLPEFIMSLPALEIMDVSNNKLQCLPQNLWRAPKLKELNASFNLLRDLPSQASQNVLRKSSQRSEDGQQNAGVNFRALDALLPRIESMEFDSFTKIANAQVIEMERPHVWTSSVQVSERMSDDTENGNKSVLASLNLAHNLFNSIPVALPCLAVSLVRLNMAYNSLRSMSHITSYPASLKQLDLSNNQISRWPSLPQVDSSDSMEQANTACYCPAVNAQSPGIVPSNRQTPTSMRDIVLQSVCAHRRHLRLENLRTLILANNLLNRIQLTSCDDGEMPCPDEEKDTDKDPKSGPSGTKSYLLFPNVSMLDISNNQLREIPHNIYELSNLSVLNISGNNEIVELPPQMGLLGRLWNLNTQGCRLQEPLKSMIESKKYKTMDVIGYLKSILEDAKAYARMKLMIVGIQGIGKTSLLEQLRQEGEVPNKKKASEHWAKRMGNKNINAKTAKGTTISTVGVDIGDWIYEKKMRGQSSHGPVYFRTWDFGGQREYYATHQYFLSKRSLYLVVWRITDGFKGVSEIFQWLVNIQSRAPNSPVIIIGTHYDVSYEHSESLQQYIRDKFINVVDAEKCGLPKVMETIEVSCKTRHNIKMLCNLIYDVVFSLRSPGSKELLLEQKVPASYLALEDVVIQLAHDRKLSGLDPVLKADQYYAAVNNELQKLHRSFRDPAELHQATLFLHENGIILHYDDATLKDLYFLDPQWLCDMLAHVVTIREINPFARSGIMKLDDIQHVFKSSTISSIDTQGYIVSLLNKFEVALTWDCRTLLIPSLLPTEEDILRNNQIIKVPVKTRGWHVRAKKITSPMFACLGAPGDSKNNAECVLTSRSQPDCSVTRLLLMSYFPSGFWSRLITRILADDAIVDIVMSFLAPFKDFVDDNIFASLLDIQAEWVLWQTGIELRYSGITLLRLKEVYYNLKNSPYDYRQFKFKLKQDGIWCTVDLKNSAILELWFPVDTLVIKQPIMSDSVDEEPMGYQAIVVEPRPESMPQLMALIVDHIDILLEDWYPTLGTRFVHTSEGKLLVTRLIPCPRCLLGNTEGGDGESSDNDGRLIEDIQKYCAAGRTERQSQDSYKSDGDSGVGYDSLTSSRMPSLEGHPDVSRQNSQHPEGTLAYSWMVEECILAAYSNKPISCPKHSEIPLSHVAPDIIFMDLGAKHLIKSDDLKRGKLLGRGAFGFVFRGSCRLPGTYTRADVAIKMLQPVSPGPNSTQSAILAYKASQSKWDRDPLQYACKAYCMARQELNILLTLRHANIVPLIGIVVSPLALVLDLAPQGALDSVLKNYRRSGAKLDPCTLQALILQVAKAVEYLHQQHVIYRDLKSENVLVWQMPLPFQECLEPVHVRVADYGISRLTLPTGAKGFGGTEGFMAPEIIRYNGEEEYTEKVDSFSFGMFIYELITLRQPFEGHEAVKECILEGGRPPLVYRETLHPCYALDLMVICWAQNPKDRPTASQIVSIASAPEFTHLIDVTLLTERTQVTAVTITNRNGNSSSSSSQNDENLNSDEIWFGHNNGEVDMLLGTPKGWLRHVRIETPVIPYAMCGVDGYIWIGDNAGQVHVYLCGNFGCVASYNLEADHTRESKVVGLIHLEQLRQFAVALHSGRIFLLSSSFTQMKKTEITGSADAARHADVKTYSLAAICRRKRVLELWAGQSFGRISVYILKDGNLTDTVQLSHCGANDAAVARNLFATYLTGASDSFVFSYTYPGCVVYQWDVDSRQIVNKLDMSKLVPCSESLKSIAIEENLSTEKCQVTVLEASASQLYIGTTWGCIVIAECGTLRPVTVFRPFEGKVCQIVPLRSLDKKKAMLATVGQGYRSLISRYTDFPLKTLESEELRHGMYTLLWRSENWSAA